Part of the Bacteroidota bacterium genome, GGTGATTCAGCGTACAGGAGAATGCTTCTAAGTATCGCCTGTGAATGCGCCGGCTAAAAAATTAGGGTCCTAATACAGAATGACAATCTGCAACGCACAATTGTTGCTCGCAGATAGTTAAGTGTACGTAATGAGATGTTAAGAATGTAAAGGGTTTTTCCCGTCTAGTGCACGCAACGATCAATTTGTTATTGAATGGGCTGTGCAAGGGAGATGTGGAGTACGGGGAAATAGGTGTGGATATATTTGAACTGTGTGGCTATCAAATAGACAATCGCAGTCATTTCGAAAATCTCTTCGAGTGAAGTCAGGACCATAAAACGCGCCGTGGCGCCACCCTGAGTAGTATACTCCAGGGCTTCAAGCATCTCAAACCCAAGGGCACTACCAACATACACGGTTGCAGCCAGTGCAAAAGCAAAGCGGAAGCGGCCCGGTAATCCAAGCCAGAATCGTAAGTAGAAAATGGCAACGCAGAGGCTGAGGCTACCATAGATAAAAACCCAGGGCCATGCAACCAGGCCCGTCAAGTTAAAAGAAGACCAGATTAGATCTGTGTCGAGCTTTTCATGGATTTGGGTTGCTTCATCGAGAGAGAGGAAGGTAAAGATCAACGCGAGTCCGCCCCAGTATCCCCAGGAAATCTCTTTTTTAAGCCGAGTTGCTGTGCAGATCGTAAAAAAGAGTACGGCAGCAAGCAGCAGTAAGAATGCAGAGAAAAAAGCAGGGAAATTGCCTTCGCCTTCCAGCGAAAATTTCTCGACAAGAACTTCGGAAAATGGGTTTATGTCGTAGCTGAGTAAGCCCAGGCTTATAACATGCAAGAGCACGAGCAGGCAAGTTAGGCCAGAAAGTAGCCTGACAAACCTCCCGGACGAGAAGTTTAGGTACGTGTGGGTCATCACGTGTGGGTCATCAATGAAACGCTACAAAGCTAGGGAAGTGCAGTACACAGCATTACATTGCTTGGGCACAATAGCCAGAAACTGCAGGCGATAAAGCAAGGTAGTTTCTGGATTTTCTTAACGCTATGGTAACATGACTTTTGTGGTCTGCTCTTTTAGCACCTGATTATGTAATCGACCAGTCCATTCGCCTGACCACCTTTAAGCAAATGATGCAGGTTTTAGTGCCGAAAGCCAATGGCATCCAATGCAGCGCCTGATTTGCTTCATGTGGCATAAATCAGATGCCGTCTGCTGTCACAATTTCCTGTCTCAATCCATCGAGAGTTCGCTGTGGGCGTTCACGAAGAGCACGTCTTTGTTGGTGGAATGGCTTTTAAAGGTTTCGCCTTTGCGCTCCGCGAGGCCTTTGAGGTCAAAGCCGACAACGAGGAGGTCAGCGTCTGCTGAAAGTCGGGAAACGCGCTCGCGATAGGCTTCTACGTCGTCAATGGGGAGGAAGCGGATGTTTTTCTCTGATACTGGAATCCGGCCATCCGACATGAATTGCTGGAATTCGCGCCGGCGCTCTGCCAACTGATTCATCGGCATGGCCGCGAAGACCTTGATTTCAGCGTCGGCCCAGTCGGGGTGCCCCAACAGGATGTAACTGAAGAGAATCATCAGGTAGGCATTTTCCCTGTCATTCCAGGTAAGCCAGATATGGATGCTTTTGCGCTCTCCAAAATAGAAATCACTGTGCCGCAACACGAGCCGGGTCATTTTGGAATTGGAAGAAAACAGGCAACTCTCCGCTACTTCTTCCAGAATGGCATCTTCGTCGTGGATCGAGAATTCGAACAGGATTGAATTGTTGTTAAGGCCGGAAACGCCGGGTATCTGCAAGCTCTGGGCGAGGGCCGAGGTCATAGACGGGCTCACAACCGTATCCATATAAACCGGACTTTTTTGCTGGCGGGCTTGCCGGATCAAGCGCTCTTTAATCTGCTCGCTTTGCGCAAATGTTTTAGTGTTGAGCGGGCCTTTGATAAAGTGCAGATAGGTCCCAAATCCATAGCGATGACAAATCCACCGCATAAATTGCAGCGGAGACCGCCTGTCGAAAGTACGGTCGTTGATCATGATGACGCTTGGCCGCCATTCCGACGCAGAGATCCGACGCCGGCGCTCCTGCAGGCGAACGCTCATGTACCGGTTGGCCTGCGTCATAACGCCTTCAAACATTGCAGCAAGCCCGGTTTTGCCTTTTGATTTTCTTGCTACCAGGATGTAAAGACCCGACATAAACAGAATTGCCACAATCGCATAGAGCGGGTCCATGAGAAACATCATCAACGTACAGATGATGGCACCAAAGAGGCTCACGTACCACCGCGAGCGGAAGCTTGGGCGATAATCTGGGCGCGCAGCAAAGTGTTCGAGGAAACTAATTGCGCAGAGTGAACCATAGGTCACCATGAAAAACATGGAGATCAGGCGGGCGACAAAGTCGACGTTGCCGGCCATCACGATGATCAGCGCAAGTCCGCCTGTTAAAATGGTTGCATTCCGGGGTTCATTAACCGCACCTACACCCGTTTCCAACCATTTGTTGATACCTGGTAACGGCAAGCTGTTATCTGCACCGAGGGCCTGAATTGTCCGGGGTGCGACCAGTACAGAGCCCAGTGCCGAACTGATGGTTGCTGCTGCAAGGCCTATCAAAATCATCGGCCCCCAGATAGCAATTTTCTCCATGATCAACTGGTCTTCTGCCAGCATATCAATGGGCGCAGATGCCGCGAGTTTGAAAACGATG contains:
- a CDS encoding amino acid permease gives rise to the protein IVFKLAASAPIDMLAEDQLIMEKIAIWGPMILIGLAAATISSALGSVLVAPRTIQALGADNSLPLPGINKWLETGVGAVNEPRNATILTGGLALIIVMAGNVDFVARLISMFFMVTYGSLCAISFLEHFAARPDYRPSFRSRWYVSLFGAIICTLMMFLMDPLYAIVAILFMSGLYILVARKSKGKTGLAAMFEGVMTQANRYMSVRLQERRRRISASEWRPSVIMINDRTFDRRSPLQFMRWICHRYGFGTYLHFIKGPLNTKTFAQSEQIKERLIRQARQQKSPVYMDTVVSPSMTSALAQSLQIPGVSGLNNNSILFEFSIHDEDAILEEVAESCLFSSNSKMTRLVLRHSDFYFGERKSIHIWLTWNDRENAYLMILFSYILLGHPDWADAEIKVFAAMPMNQLAERRREFQQFMSDGRIPVSEKNIRFLPIDDVEAYRERVSRLSADADLLVVGFDLKGLAERKGETFKSHSTNKDVLFVNAHSELSMD